In [Leptolyngbya] sp. PCC 7376, a genomic segment contains:
- a CDS encoding DUF2079 domain-containing protein, whose translation MQTTEQVRQNHSPLQKEEWRPILIVAGIFFTLCLAIALNRYFTFYASYDQGIFNQVMWNSAHGRWFESTLSSQLSTNVVHAQEIPSVSYRRLGQHFTPALLLWLPIYKLFPHAFILVVLLVTAIAAAGLVLYILAREYLPPAPARWITFGYYGANAIIGPALGNFNDNFQLPLFVFTLLLAMEKRWWWLFAAMGVCILAIREDAGLVLFGVGFYMLISRRFPLIGSAVCAVSFGYVLAATNIIMPLFSDDISKRFMLEQFGQFTDAPEASTVDIIWAMLSNPGVLLKELFTPTDRTISYLAGHFLPYALIPAIAPSSWVITGAPLLNLLLGKGNLVLTLHVRYALAIVPGVCYGTILWWSGETFQNFFRPSRPRTIKTISPFFRRFWLTCICLSIFFTAISSPNRSLYFAIPDSFDPWIYVSPAQQWKHSQNIRQIMGQIPKDASVAATRYIVPQLSSRREIIRVPDLQILNDENQIDTVDYIVIDFQQLIEYQPAFDGDWEDLNNYPKIMQSWLDEDLYDLMDFRSGVILLAKTGLEELNPEGDRLWKDYYQTQILPIISEPRD comes from the coding sequence ATGCAAACGACAGAGCAAGTCCGTCAAAATCATTCTCCTCTCCAAAAAGAAGAATGGCGGCCAATATTAATTGTCGCAGGCATTTTTTTTACGCTCTGTTTGGCGATCGCCCTAAACCGCTACTTCACATTTTATGCCTCCTATGACCAAGGTATTTTCAATCAGGTCATGTGGAATAGCGCTCATGGTAGATGGTTTGAAAGTACCCTCTCGTCTCAACTCTCAACGAATGTGGTACATGCCCAAGAGATTCCGAGCGTTAGTTACCGTCGTCTCGGGCAACATTTTACGCCAGCACTTTTGCTGTGGTTGCCCATTTATAAGCTATTCCCCCACGCCTTTATTTTGGTGGTTTTGCTCGTTACGGCGATCGCTGCGGCAGGTTTAGTTTTATACATCCTTGCCAGAGAATATCTCCCACCAGCACCAGCCCGTTGGATCACCTTTGGCTATTATGGTGCGAATGCAATCATCGGCCCTGCACTGGGAAATTTCAACGACAATTTTCAACTGCCTCTATTTGTATTCACTTTATTGTTGGCGATGGAAAAACGCTGGTGGTGGCTGTTTGCAGCGATGGGAGTTTGTATTTTAGCCATTCGCGAAGACGCAGGATTAGTCCTGTTTGGCGTTGGTTTTTATATGCTCATTAGCCGTCGATTTCCGCTAATTGGTAGTGCGGTTTGTGCAGTGAGTTTCGGTTATGTGTTAGCTGCCACAAATATTATCATGCCGTTATTTTCCGATGATATTTCCAAGCGATTTATGTTGGAGCAATTTGGCCAATTTACCGATGCTCCCGAAGCCTCTACTGTCGACATCATTTGGGCGATGCTCTCGAATCCAGGTGTCTTACTCAAAGAATTATTTACGCCCACTGACCGGACAATCAGTTATCTCGCAGGCCATTTTTTGCCCTATGCTCTCATCCCGGCGATCGCCCCGAGTAGTTGGGTGATTACTGGTGCTCCTCTTCTCAATCTTCTATTAGGAAAAGGAAATTTAGTGCTCACTTTGCATGTCCGTTATGCTTTGGCGATCGTTCCGGGAGTTTGTTACGGCACAATCCTTTGGTGGTCTGGTGAAACATTCCAAAACTTTTTTCGCCCGTCCCGTCCCAGAACAATTAAAACCATCAGCCCATTTTTTAGACGTTTTTGGTTGACCTGTATTTGCCTATCAATCTTTTTTACCGCGATTTCTAGCCCGAACCGCAGTCTCTATTTCGCCATTCCAGATTCTTTTGATCCTTGGATTTATGTTTCCCCAGCGCAGCAATGGAAACATAGCCAAAATATCCGTCAAATCATGGGTCAAATCCCCAAAGATGCGAGTGTTGCAGCCACTCGTTATATCGTGCCTCAGCTCTCTAGCCGTCGTGAAATTATCCGTGTACCAGATCTACAAATTCTGAATGACGAAAATCAGATCGACACAGTCGATTACATTGTCATTGACTTCCAGCAGCTCATCGAATATCAGCCAGCATTCGATGGTGATTGGGAAGACTTAAATAACTATCCAAAAATTATGCAAAGTTGGTTAGATGAAGATCTCTATGATCTGATGGATTTTCGTAGTGGTGTAATTTTGCTTGCGAAAACAGGATTAGAGGAGCTTAATCCTGAGGGCGATCGCCTTTGGAAAGACTATTATCAAACACAAATTTTGCCAATCATTAGTGAACCCCGAGATTAA
- a CDS encoding DUF3134 domain-containing protein produces the protein MFKNPSLRQEPRYAPASVLNLEQKTSLLEWLEENNRIIYREKKEEIDEMSDEQDISELMDDDGFEEDDDDDDDDDD, from the coding sequence ATGTTCAAAAACCCTTCCCTGAGACAAGAACCCCGTTATGCACCGGCTTCCGTTCTCAATCTAGAACAAAAGACATCTCTGCTGGAGTGGTTAGAGGAAAATAACCGCATCATTTATCGCGAGAAAAAAGAAGAAATCGATGAAATGTCTGATGAGCAGGACATCTCCGAACTCATGGATGACGATGGCTTTGAAGAAGACGATGACGATGACGATGATGACGACGATTAA
- a CDS encoding MBL fold metallo-hydrolase gives MQLTYLDSNSWLIEMAGKRILLDPWLVGSLVFGNTPWLFKGDRPQDREVPDNVDLILLSQGLEDHAHPETLKVLDKSLPVVCSPGGQAIAEKYGYETIHSLNHGEVFTLDTLEIRAVKGSPVGPTTLENGYILTDLTTQKSLYYEPHGYHSEELKQFAPIDVVVTPLINLKLPLLGAVIKGQETALKVCDWLKPQVILPTAAGGDVHFDGFLMKFLKPDGTVQEFAEMLATQNSGTRVIEPEPGEAIAVLSEA, from the coding sequence ATGCAACTGACTTATTTGGATAGTAATAGTTGGCTCATTGAGATGGCTGGCAAGCGGATTTTGCTGGATCCTTGGCTTGTGGGTTCTCTTGTTTTTGGGAATACACCGTGGCTTTTTAAAGGTGATCGCCCCCAAGATCGTGAAGTGCCGGATAATGTTGATCTGATTTTGCTATCTCAAGGGTTAGAGGATCATGCTCATCCTGAAACGCTTAAGGTACTTGATAAATCATTGCCTGTGGTGTGCTCTCCTGGTGGTCAGGCGATCGCCGAAAAATATGGTTATGAGACTATTCATTCTCTAAATCATGGCGAAGTTTTTACGCTCGACACCCTCGAAATTCGAGCAGTAAAAGGTTCCCCTGTTGGTCCCACCACTCTCGAAAATGGCTACATTTTGACGGATTTGACGACGCAGAAAAGTCTTTACTATGAGCCCCATGGCTACCATTCTGAAGAGCTAAAACAATTTGCGCCGATTGATGTGGTCGTCACACCACTGATTAATCTCAAGTTGCCTCTGCTCGGTGCAGTTATTAAAGGTCAAGAAACGGCTCTCAAAGTCTGTGACTGGCTGAAACCTCAGGTCATTTTGCCGACTGCAGCTGGTGGCGATGTGCATTTTGATGGCTTTTTGATGAAATTTCTCAAGCCTGATGGCACAGTGCAGGAATTTGCTGAGATGCTGGCTACACAAAATTCTGGGACTCGTGTGATTGAACCTGAACCGGGTGAGGCGATCGCCGTTCTGAGCGAAGCATAA
- a CDS encoding HD family phosphohydrolase, with translation MNFWSSFKHYWQNATIVQTPRANTGLNQTQRKQATYSSAAIAVLTVVACTGIIGERFYNQPQLAVDTIAPRKIVAPIDGEFEDPKTTEEKRQEIRTGSIPSLKRDIDATSAIKQDIRNVLSDITRIRNIAGDFPFIELEILSIPSQVGLRQLSDEQWQEFVAIADQLTQEEVPPLGRLMPNDIDIAPPLRELYTYSQNQDRATAEVQQLMARIQIARESFQQAEQAANEAEQILFRRHQSLLLRLSSTQWADAQTQLLKVSDRILTQGIPKGIADILLKETIQVQIDNEEIASPFVVDVLSTHLRPNLIEDKEETKRRSEQAALAIEPITVSVSAGDVIVDRGETIDQSAFVLLDGFGLSNRQINWWGLVGYAVMVSGSVVLMVLVIRKVHRPMRCRDHLLLALISLSTPLLVFFDVPYSNLSAVGLLTSSLYSPAIAFTQVSVLSGIVAVSSETLQWQYLVTGTVGGLIAAFLGGRLRSREEQATMSGIVGISQTLVNFSLSLIASASAGTLWYVFLPEAALYGFSGTAWIVVALGISPYLERLFDLVTPIRLAELSNPNRPLLKRLALEAPGTFQHTMFVASLAEAAARELSCNVELVRAGTLYHDIGKMHDPLGFIENQMGGPNKHDVIDDPWKSTEIIRKHVTEGIVMARKYGLPQAIRDFIPEHQGKLLISYFYYQAKNQYQAEGKSIEMLNEQDFRYVGPIPQSRETGLVMLADGCEAALRSLKDATPEQAIIMVNKIFRARWQDGQLDDCGIRREELSYIAEIFVRVWQQHNHQRIAYPKAALEPQSKA, from the coding sequence ATGAATTTTTGGTCTAGTTTTAAACATTACTGGCAGAATGCCACCATAGTGCAAACGCCGCGTGCAAATACGGGGCTTAATCAGACACAGCGTAAGCAAGCGACTTACTCTTCTGCGGCGATCGCCGTGCTGACAGTCGTGGCTTGTACTGGCATTATCGGTGAGCGGTTTTATAACCAACCCCAGTTGGCAGTCGATACCATTGCCCCGAGAAAAATTGTTGCACCAATAGATGGTGAATTTGAAGACCCAAAAACGACAGAAGAAAAACGTCAGGAAATCCGCACAGGATCGATTCCCAGTTTAAAGCGCGATATCGATGCGACCAGTGCGATTAAACAAGATATTCGCAATGTTCTGAGTGATATCACTCGTATTCGCAATATTGCTGGGGATTTTCCGTTTATTGAGCTGGAAATTTTATCAATTCCCAGTCAGGTTGGACTACGGCAATTATCAGATGAGCAATGGCAAGAGTTTGTGGCGATCGCCGATCAGCTTACCCAAGAGGAAGTGCCTCCCCTTGGTAGGCTGATGCCCAATGATATTGATATTGCGCCGCCTCTTCGGGAGTTGTACACCTATTCCCAAAATCAAGACCGGGCAACAGCTGAAGTACAACAGCTAATGGCCCGCATTCAAATTGCTCGGGAAAGCTTTCAACAAGCAGAACAAGCTGCAAATGAAGCAGAACAAATCCTCTTCCGCCGCCACCAAAGTTTGTTATTGCGGTTATCGTCAACACAATGGGCTGATGCTCAGACACAGCTCCTGAAAGTTAGTGATCGCATTTTGACCCAGGGGATTCCGAAGGGTATTGCCGATATTCTGCTCAAGGAAACGATTCAGGTGCAGATTGATAATGAGGAGATTGCAAGTCCTTTTGTCGTAGATGTGCTGTCTACCCATTTGCGCCCTAACCTAATTGAAGATAAAGAAGAAACAAAACGACGTTCAGAACAGGCTGCCCTTGCTATTGAGCCGATTACTGTCTCTGTCAGTGCAGGAGATGTAATTGTCGATAGAGGCGAAACGATTGACCAGTCTGCTTTTGTCTTACTTGATGGCTTTGGATTAAGTAACCGTCAGATTAACTGGTGGGGCTTAGTGGGTTATGCCGTGATGGTGAGTGGCAGTGTTGTCCTGATGGTGCTCGTAATCCGCAAAGTACACCGTCCCATGCGTTGCCGCGATCATTTGTTGCTGGCTCTAATTAGTCTGAGTACGCCGCTATTGGTCTTTTTTGATGTCCCCTACAGTAATCTTTCTGCGGTGGGATTACTTACTAGCAGTCTCTACAGTCCGGCGATCGCCTTTACCCAGGTGAGTGTGTTGTCAGGCATTGTCGCTGTGAGCAGCGAAACTCTGCAATGGCAATATCTGGTCACAGGAACTGTTGGTGGTTTAATTGCGGCATTCCTTGGCGGTAGGTTGCGATCGCGGGAGGAACAGGCGACGATGAGTGGTATTGTCGGGATTTCCCAAACCTTAGTCAACTTTTCCTTAAGCCTCATTGCCAGTGCTAGTGCCGGAACATTATGGTATGTTTTCCTCCCGGAGGCTGCCTTATATGGCTTTTCAGGCACCGCTTGGATTGTTGTTGCCTTAGGGATTTCGCCGTATCTTGAACGTCTTTTTGATCTTGTAACACCAATCCGTCTTGCTGAATTATCAAACCCAAATCGCCCATTACTAAAACGCCTTGCCCTAGAAGCTCCTGGTACATTTCAGCACACAATGTTTGTTGCGTCTTTAGCGGAAGCGGCGGCGCGAGAATTATCCTGTAATGTCGAGCTGGTGCGCGCCGGAACTTTGTACCATGACATCGGTAAGATGCATGATCCGCTTGGGTTTATCGAAAATCAGATGGGTGGGCCCAATAAGCATGATGTGATTGATGATCCTTGGAAAAGCACAGAAATTATCCGCAAACATGTCACTGAAGGGATTGTGATGGCTCGCAAATATGGTTTGCCCCAAGCCATTAGGGATTTTATTCCTGAGCACCAAGGGAAGTTATTGATTTCTTATTTTTACTATCAAGCGAAAAATCAATATCAAGCAGAAGGCAAATCGATCGAGATGCTCAATGAGCAAGATTTTCGTTATGTAGGCCCTATCCCCCAATCCCGTGAAACTGGTTTAGTGATGCTTGCAGATGGTTGTGAAGCAGCGCTGCGATCACTGAAGGACGCGACACCAGAACAGGCCATTATTATGGTCAATAAAATTTTCCGGGCGCGTTGGCAGGATGGGCAGCTTGATGATTGTGGTATTCGTCGAGAAGAGTTGTCCTATATCGCTGAAATATTTGTGCGGGTTTGGCAACAGCATAATCACCAACGGATTGCCTATCCGAAAGCTGCTTTAGAGCCTCAGTCAAAGGCATAG
- the trmD gene encoding tRNA (guanosine(37)-N1)-methyltransferase TrmD has protein sequence MQFDVITLFPDFFQSPLHSSLLGKALAKGIAKVSLTNPRDFATDKHHRVDDEPYGGGVGMLLKPEPLFAAVESLPVLPKREVILVTPQGQRMDQSLLDELTTYDQLVVICGHYEGVDERVRQHLVTREISLGDFVLTCGEIPALTLINGVVRLLPGTVGKQESLKAESFQVPLLDYPQYTRPAEFREWSVPEVLRSGNHKNIADWRREQQLLRTQERRPDLYEQWQRQEQGSE, from the coding sequence ATTCAGTTCGATGTAATTACGCTTTTTCCTGACTTTTTTCAGTCCCCACTCCACTCCAGCTTACTCGGCAAAGCATTAGCTAAAGGTATTGCTAAAGTGAGTCTCACTAATCCGCGAGATTTTGCAACGGATAAGCACCATCGTGTTGATGATGAGCCCTATGGTGGCGGCGTTGGGATGTTATTAAAACCGGAGCCATTGTTTGCTGCGGTGGAATCTTTACCAGTGCTACCAAAGCGGGAAGTTATCCTTGTGACTCCCCAAGGGCAACGAATGGATCAATCGTTGCTAGATGAACTGACGACTTATGATCAACTAGTGGTGATTTGTGGCCACTATGAGGGGGTAGATGAACGGGTTCGTCAACATCTAGTAACAAGGGAAATTTCTTTAGGGGATTTTGTCTTAACCTGTGGTGAGATTCCCGCTTTGACGTTAATAAATGGAGTTGTTCGTTTATTACCTGGCACTGTGGGGAAACAGGAGTCGCTTAAGGCTGAGAGTTTCCAGGTGCCGCTGTTAGATTATCCGCAATATACGCGACCCGCAGAATTTCGGGAGTGGTCTGTGCCGGAGGTGCTGCGTTCAGGAAATCATAAAAACATTGCGGATTGGCGGCGGGAACAACAGCTTTTACGGACTCAGGAGCGGCGGCCAGATCTGTATGAGCAGTGGCAACGTCAGGAACAAGGGTCAGAATAG
- a CDS encoding cyanophycinase: MPSETTFSNQISTQSSILVIGGAEDKVHGKEILSSFFRRSGGTDAAIAIIPSASREPLLIGDRYQRIFEDMGASKVKVLDVRDRVHAEDRYYQEFVEGCTGVFMTGGDQLRLCGLLADTPLMERIRQRVHDGEIALAGTSAGAAVMGHHMIAGGSSGESPNRGLVDLAMGLGIIPEIIVDQHFHNRNRMARLLSTIAVHPDRLGIGIDEDTCAMFERDGYLEVIGRGTVTIVDAREMSHTNQTSAETTQPLSLHGLHLHVLCHGDRYDIQKQRPMSGSSQ; this comes from the coding sequence ATGCCATCAGAAACCACCTTTTCTAATCAAATCTCGACGCAAAGCTCTATTCTCGTCATCGGTGGTGCTGAGGATAAGGTACATGGAAAAGAAATTTTATCGTCTTTTTTCCGCCGTTCTGGTGGGACTGATGCGGCCATTGCAATTATCCCTTCTGCTTCACGGGAACCGCTCCTCATCGGCGATCGCTACCAACGGATTTTTGAAGATATGGGTGCGAGCAAGGTTAAGGTACTCGATGTGCGTGATCGTGTCCACGCGGAAGATCGTTATTATCAAGAATTTGTGGAAGGTTGCACTGGCGTCTTTATGACAGGCGGTGATCAGCTTAGATTATGTGGCCTACTGGCAGATACTCCATTGATGGAACGCATTCGTCAGCGCGTTCATGATGGTGAAATTGCCCTTGCAGGGACGAGTGCAGGGGCAGCAGTAATGGGTCATCACATGATTGCGGGTGGCAGCAGTGGCGAGTCACCAAATCGTGGCCTAGTCGATCTTGCCATGGGCCTCGGCATTATCCCCGAAATCATTGTGGATCAGCATTTTCACAACCGAAACCGTATGGCCCGCTTGCTCAGTACGATTGCGGTACATCCTGATCGTCTAGGCATTGGTATTGATGAAGATACCTGCGCCATGTTTGAACGAGATGGATATCTTGAGGTGATCGGCCGCGGTACTGTCACTATCGTAGATGCACGGGAAATGAGTCATACTAACCAAACTAGTGCGGAGACAACCCAACCTCTGAGTTTACATGGTCTCCATTTGCATGTTCTTTGCCATGGCGATCGCTATGACATCCAGAAGCAACGACCGATGTCCGGAAGCTCCCAGTAA
- the cphA gene encoding cyanophycin synthetase, giving the protein MKILKTLTLRGPNYWSIRRQKLIVMRLDLEEIAETPSNEIDGFYEALSETLPSLVEHYCSPGCRGGFFSRVREGTFMGHIVEHVALELQELAGMPVGFGRTRMTGDDGVYSVVFEYIYEQAGRYAGRAAVRLCQSIVETGRYPQEELEQDLADLRDLKASSALGPSTETIVKEAEARGIPWSMLSARAMIQLGYGIYQKRIQATLSNNSGILAVELACDKEGTKNILADAGVPVPRGVVIRYLDDLEDAIEDVGSYPVVVKPLDGNHGRGITINVKTWKDAEVAYDLASEASKTHSVIIERYYQGSDHRVLVINGKLTAVSQRIPAHVVGDGRRTVEELIEETNRDPNRGDGHDNVLTRIVVDQTALKVLESQDISLDTVLRDREVAYLRATANLSTGGIAIDRTDDIHPYNVWLFERAAKIIGLDIAGIDVVTEDITKPLPETDGVIVEVNAAPGFRMHVAPSRGLPRNVAAPVIDMLYPDGAPSRIPIIALTGTNGKTTTTRLTAHIYRQTGKVVGYTSTDGVYIGDYLAQGGDNTGPQSAAMILQDPTVEVAVLESARGGMLRAGLAFDNCDIGVVLNVAADHLGLGDINTIEQMAQVKGVVAETVSPEGYAVLNADDPLVAAMAEKVRGKVTYFSMQTDNPLVLEHVRRGGLAAIYENGFITICEGEWKLRVESVKNAPVTMGGMAPFMIANALAACLAAFAQGVDIEHIRQGLRTFKPSAAQTPGRMNLFNLGEYHALVDYAHNPAGYEAVGAFVKNWEGQRIGVVGGPGDRRDEDLILLGKIAADVFDKIIVKEDDDKRGRKSGEVADLIIEGIRQHNPDCHHEIILDERQALNGALDNAPKDSLVVIFPETVNRTIAMIQERNPKEDDAIATETNGHHSNSEVAEIVSSTPILN; this is encoded by the coding sequence ATGAAAATCCTTAAAACCCTAACCCTTCGAGGTCCGAATTATTGGAGCATTCGACGCCAGAAATTAATTGTGATGCGGCTCGATCTTGAAGAAATTGCGGAAACCCCATCCAATGAGATCGATGGTTTTTATGAAGCGCTGAGTGAAACCCTACCCAGCCTAGTCGAACATTACTGCTCCCCTGGTTGCCGAGGTGGCTTTTTCAGTCGCGTTCGTGAAGGCACATTCATGGGTCATATCGTCGAGCATGTTGCCCTAGAACTTCAAGAATTAGCAGGAATGCCCGTTGGCTTCGGTCGCACTCGCATGACTGGTGATGATGGTGTCTACAGCGTTGTTTTTGAATATATTTACGAGCAAGCCGGTCGTTACGCCGGTCGTGCTGCCGTTCGCCTCTGCCAATCCATTGTTGAGACAGGCCGCTACCCTCAAGAAGAATTAGAGCAAGATCTCGCAGACCTCCGAGATCTAAAAGCCAGTTCGGCCCTCGGCCCCAGCACAGAAACCATTGTTAAAGAAGCAGAAGCACGGGGAATTCCCTGGTCAATGCTTAGTGCAAGAGCAATGATCCAGTTAGGCTATGGCATTTATCAAAAGCGAATCCAAGCTACTCTCAGCAACAACTCTGGCATCCTTGCAGTTGAACTTGCCTGCGATAAAGAAGGGACAAAAAACATCTTGGCAGATGCTGGCGTCCCCGTGCCTCGCGGTGTTGTGATCCGTTACCTCGATGATCTCGAAGATGCTATTGAAGATGTTGGCAGTTACCCAGTGGTCGTTAAACCATTAGATGGCAACCATGGTCGCGGTATCACCATCAATGTCAAAACTTGGAAAGATGCCGAAGTTGCCTACGATCTAGCGAGTGAAGCCTCGAAAACTCACTCTGTTATTATTGAACGCTACTACCAAGGCAGTGATCACCGTGTCCTTGTCATTAATGGCAAATTAACAGCGGTCTCCCAAAGAATTCCAGCCCATGTTGTTGGTGATGGTCGGCGGACAGTCGAAGAATTAATTGAAGAAACAAACCGCGATCCCAACCGTGGTGATGGCCATGATAATGTTTTAACCCGAATTGTCGTTGATCAAACAGCACTCAAAGTCCTTGAAAGCCAAGATATTTCTCTGGATACAGTGTTGCGTGATCGCGAAGTCGCCTACCTTCGAGCTACAGCAAACCTCAGTACAGGCGGGATTGCCATTGATCGCACTGATGATATTCATCCTTACAATGTTTGGCTGTTTGAACGTGCAGCGAAAATTATTGGTCTGGATATTGCAGGAATCGATGTTGTCACTGAAGACATCACAAAACCACTACCAGAAACAGATGGTGTCATTGTTGAAGTTAATGCAGCGCCTGGCTTCCGGATGCATGTTGCCCCTAGTCGTGGCCTTCCCCGTAACGTAGCAGCGCCTGTGATTGACATGCTCTACCCAGATGGTGCACCTAGCCGTATACCCATCATTGCGTTGACAGGGACGAATGGTAAAACCACCACAACTCGTTTAACGGCACATATTTATCGGCAAACCGGGAAAGTTGTCGGCTATACCAGCACTGATGGCGTTTATATCGGTGATTATCTCGCACAGGGTGGTGATAATACTGGGCCTCAGAGTGCGGCAATGATTTTGCAAGATCCAACGGTAGAAGTAGCTGTCCTCGAATCTGCGCGAGGTGGCATGCTCAGAGCGGGTTTGGCATTTGATAATTGTGATATTGGTGTTGTCCTCAACGTAGCCGCCGATCACCTCGGCCTTGGCGATATCAATACGATTGAGCAAATGGCTCAGGTTAAGGGAGTTGTAGCGGAAACGGTCAGCCCTGAGGGTTATGCTGTCTTAAATGCGGATGATCCGCTTGTCGCAGCAATGGCAGAAAAGGTACGAGGGAAAGTCACTTACTTTTCGATGCAAACGGATAATCCACTAGTCCTCGAACATGTACGTCGTGGTGGTTTAGCGGCCATTTATGAAAATGGGTTTATCACTATCTGTGAAGGGGAATGGAAACTCCGGGTCGAGTCAGTAAAAAATGCTCCTGTCACAATGGGTGGTATGGCACCATTTATGATCGCAAATGCATTAGCGGCTTGTTTAGCGGCATTTGCTCAGGGGGTTGATATTGAACATATTCGCCAAGGATTACGCACCTTTAAGCCTTCTGCAGCACAAACTCCAGGTCGGATGAATCTTTTTAATCTTGGTGAATATCATGCGCTGGTGGATTATGCTCATAATCCGGCTGGTTATGAAGCTGTAGGTGCTTTCGTCAAAAATTGGGAAGGTCAACGCATTGGTGTGGTGGGTGGACCTGGCGATCGCCGCGATGAAGATTTAATCTTGCTTGGTAAGATTGCTGCTGATGTTTTCGACAAAATTATCGTTAAAGAAGACGATGATAAGCGAGGACGGAAAAGTGGTGAAGTTGCCGATTTAATTATTGAAGGCATTCGTCAACACAATCCAGACTGTCACCATGAAATAATCCTCGACGAAAGGCAGGCGCTCAATGGAGCTCTCGATAATGCACCAAAGGATTCCCTTGTCGTGATTTTCCCTGAAACTGTTAATCGGACGATCGCCATGATTCAAGAACGAAACCCGAAAGAAGACGATGCCATTGCCACCGAAACGAATGGTCATCACTCAAATAGTGAGGTTGCAGAAATCGTTAGCTCCACGCCAATACTCAACTAG
- a CDS encoding histidine phosphatase family protein produces the protein MRKVWLVRHGNRLDFIQPKWFVSAQFPYDSPLCPAGTLQARELAQRLKSEVVGHIFVSPYRRTLETAMAVAIAYQLSLKVETGLGEWLNQDWMPGKPKLTSEPLQYADELIERNYKSFVVPQYPERRSPMLQRSAKTMQFLLTNYAGNLLVVGHKEPLIGCAIALLGKEPEFSFDVCAISEFTQTGKHWDCTLANDQTHLSDPGVKVAPCDEC, from the coding sequence GTGCGCAAGGTTTGGTTGGTGCGGCATGGTAATCGTCTAGATTTTATTCAACCGAAATGGTTTGTTTCTGCTCAATTTCCCTATGATTCACCGTTATGTCCTGCTGGGACATTACAGGCTCGGGAGTTAGCGCAGCGGTTAAAGAGTGAGGTTGTTGGGCATATTTTTGTGTCACCCTATCGTCGGACGTTGGAGACGGCTATGGCTGTGGCGATCGCCTATCAATTATCCTTAAAAGTTGAAACTGGTTTAGGGGAATGGCTGAATCAAGATTGGATGCCGGGAAAACCGAAATTAACGTCTGAGCCGTTGCAATATGCAGATGAGTTAATTGAGCGAAATTATAAAAGTTTTGTTGTGCCGCAATATCCAGAGAGGCGATCGCCAATGTTGCAGCGATCAGCCAAAACCATGCAATTTTTATTGACAAACTATGCAGGCAATCTGTTGGTTGTTGGTCACAAAGAGCCGTTAATTGGTTGTGCGATCGCCCTATTAGGAAAAGAACCCGAGTTTAGTTTTGATGTCTGTGCCATTTCAGAATTCACTCAGACGGGCAAGCATTGGGACTGTACCCTTGCAAATGATCAAACCCATCTCAGTGACCCAGGAGTAAAAGTTGCCCCATGTGACGAATGCTAG
- a CDS encoding DUF86 domain-containing protein, which yields MADRHTLTLLDILISARLAINYISEMSWSDFLGNIIVQDAVIRRLEIMGIASRNVPRELQEEIPQLPWYELEQIARTMSEEYAVVNIAFVWDLVHNDLPRWSRTLEVILPDKGFATTKLEVN from the coding sequence ATGGCGGATCGGCATACTCTAACTTTGCTTGATATTTTGATTTCGGCACGATTGGCAATTAATTATATTTCAGAGATGTCTTGGAGCGATTTCCTCGGAAATATTATTGTGCAGGATGCAGTGATTCGACGTTTGGAAATTATGGGTATTGCGTCGCGGAATGTCCCCCGTGAGCTCCAGGAAGAAATCCCCCAGTTACCTTGGTACGAGTTAGAGCAGATTGCACGGACGATGAGTGAGGAATATGCGGTGGTGAATATCGCATTTGTTTGGGATCTGGTTCACAATGATTTGCCTCGTTGGTCTCGTACTTTAGAAGTGATTTTGCCTGATAAAGGGTTTGCAACGACAAAGCTTGAAGTTAATTAA